From Lepus europaeus isolate LE1 chromosome 3, mLepTim1.pri, whole genome shotgun sequence, a single genomic window includes:
- the LOC133756834 gene encoding HLA class II histocompatibility antigen, DM beta chain — MSPLLPLLLGFSLGCTGAGGFVAHVESTCLLDDDGTPRDFTYCISFNKDLLTCWDPQKDQLTPVEFGVLNPLARSISEYLNQSDTLLQRLRNGLKNCGTHTQPFWKSLTHRTRPPTVQVAQTTPFNTREPVMLACYVWGFYPADVTITWMKNGQLVIPHSSMEKTAQPNGDWTYQTLSHLALTPSYGDTYTCVVEHIGAPEPILQNWTPGLSPTLTVKVAVSVVTLGVGFIVFSLGLICWRKYGFSSYTPLPGFNYPEGRHIT, encoded by the exons ATGAGCCCCCTTCTGCCGCTGctgctgggcttcagcctgggctgcaCCGGAGCAG GTGGCTTTGTGGCTCACGTGGAAAGCACTTGTTTGTTGGATGATGATGGGACTCCAAGGGATTTCACATATTGTATCTCCTTCAACAAGGATCTGCTAACCTGCTGGGATCCACAGAAGGACCAACTAACCCCTGTTGAATTTGGGGTACTGAATCCCTTGGCCAGAAGCATCTCAGAGTACCTTAACCAAAGTGATACCCTGCTGCAGCGCCTGCGCAATGGGCTCAAGAACTGTGGCACACACACTCAGCCTTTCTGGAAATCACTGACCCACAGAACAC GACCACCAACTGTACAAGTAGCCCAAACTACTCCTTTTAACACAAGGGAGCCCGTGATGCTGGCTTGCTACGTGTGGGGCTTCTACCCAGCAGATGTGACCATCACATGGATGAAGAACGGGCAACTTGTCATCCCTCATAGCAGTATGGAGAAGACTGCGCAGCCCAATGGAGACTGGACATACCAGACCCTCTCTCATTTAGCCCTCACTCCCTCTTACGGGGATACATACACCTGTGTGGTGGAGCACATTGGGGCACCTGAGCCCATCCTACAGAACTGGA CACCTGGGCTGTCCCCCACGCTGACGGTGAAGGTTGCTGTGTCGGTAGTGACTCTGGGTGTGGGCTTCATCGTCTTCTCCCTTGGTTTGATCTGCTGGCGGAAGTACGGCTTCTCTA GCTACACTCCCCTCCCTGGGTTCAATTATCCGGAAG GACGGCACATTACCTAG